In a genomic window of Epinephelus fuscoguttatus linkage group LG23, E.fuscoguttatus.final_Chr_v1:
- the znf16l gene encoding zinc finger protein 16-like, with protein sequence MSRKRNHSFAETSLSPELHGVFMEPPGSANRADGDFLELEPDEELLCSVSDITEHLGRNITVVLETALSEIRKMVSIRIRVLKMELREKSEEIEVLKARLETVQRDGRDPFPGVPTMEPSADAGFKKHDFSSGNKHNSIDPRRAKAVMPGVKKENIDAICDYLMKDKNSRGCAEMDGDQSSQASGDREARQDPDPQSLNLWSDSGMAGSGPGHGDSESTTDDLFSMLPSGSKRMYDYEWIAPMEYSSDLKVMKDPDCESNLTGETEDDDEDELSRREGGGLEQAQAPLSHVQPSEFSMEPQSSPGEGGSPLEGSTDRPVAGQQFPGHTYICSLCGTFCPDSVFLEEHVKLIHSDSAGAQALQALQSTCSTAPAMGDGSSDSRRSGGVQNEDGTGVGAGSGRGGGHVKKEIKIEGGYECGDCGRHFNYLGNLRQHQRIHTGEKPFMCPECGERFRHAARLKSHRLVHSGAQSPFPCPQCGKGFSVLSGLKRHQRVHTGESPYACPQCGRRFKELGNLYTHQRIHSGATPYCCQQCGRSFRHLGTYKSHRCTPAQ encoded by the exons ATGAGTCGCAAAAGAAACCATAGCTTCGCTGAAACGAGCCTGTCTCCTGAACTCCACGGCGTGTTCATGGAGCCTCCCGGGTCAGCGAACCGAGCCGACGGTGATTTCCTGGAGCTGGAGCCCGACGAGGAGCTGCTCTGCTCGGTCAGCGACATCACCGAGCACCTCGGCAGAAACATCACCGTGGTGCTGGAGACAGCGCTTTCTGAGATCCGCAAAATGGTCAGCATCAGGATACGAGTCCTGAAAATGGAGCTACGCGAGAAAAGCGAGGAAATAGAGGTGCTAAAGGCGAGACTAGAGACAGTTCAGAGGGATGGTAGGGACCCTTTCCCCGGCGTTCCCACCATGGAGCCGTCTGCAGATGCTGGCTTCAAGAAACATGACTTCAGCTCCGGCAACAAACACAATAGTATCGATCCCAGGAGAGCCAAGGCTGTCATGCCTGGTGTGAAGAAGGAGAATATAGATGCTATTTGCGACTATCTGATGAAAGACAAGAACTCGAGAGGGTGTGCTGAAATGGACGGAGACCAGAGTAGCCAAGCCAGCGGCGACAGGGAGGCTCGCCAAGATCCGGACCCGCAATCCCTCAACCTGTGGTCAGACAGCGGCATGGCTGGCTCCGGGCCCGGGCACGGAGACTCCGAGTCTACCACAGATGACCTTTTCAGTATGCTCCCCTCTGGCAGTAAACGGATGTATGACTACGAATGGATAGCACCAATGGAGTATTCTTCAGACCTGAAAG tcatGAAGGATCCCGATTGTGAGAGCAACCTGACCGGTGAgacagaggatgatgatgaggatgagttgtcgaggagggagggaggtggacTGGAGCAGGCCCAGGCCCCGCTCTCACACGTCCAGCCCTCTGAGTTCTCCATGGAGCCCCAGAGCTCTccaggggagggagggagtccACTGGAGGGCAGCACAGACAGGCCTGTGGCAG GCCAGCAGTTTCCCGGCCACACCTACATCTGCTCTCTGTGTGGAACCTTCTGCCCTGACTCTGTGTTCCTAGAGGAACATGTCAAACTGATACACTCAGACTCTGCTGGTGCCCAGGCTCTCCAGGCTCTGCAGTCCACCTGCTCAACTGCACCTGCCATGGGTGATGGCAGCAGTGACTCCAGGAGGAGTGGAGGGGTGCAGAACGAAGATGGCACAGGAGTAGGGGCTGGTTCAGGGCGGGGAGGGGGGCATGTGAAAAAGGAGATTAAAATCGAGGGGGGGTACGAGTGCGGGGACTGTGGCCGCCATTTTAACTACCTTGGCAATCTGCGACAGCACCAGCGTATCCACACTGGAGAGAAGCCCTTCATGTGTCCAGAGTGCGGGGAGAGGTTCCGCCACGCGGCCCGTTTAAAAAGCCACAGGCTGGTGCACAGCGGGGCCCAGAGCCCCTTCCCCTGCCCTCAGTGTGGTAAAGGTTTCTCAGTGCTATCAGGACTCAAGAGACACCAGCGGGTGCACACTGGCGAAAGCCCGTATGCCTGTCCACAATGCGGCAGGCGCTTTAAAGAGCTGGGGAACCTGTACACCCACCAGAGGATCCACAGTGGGGCCACGCCCTACTGCTGCCAGCAGTGTGGGCGCAGCTTCCGCCACCTGGGAACTTACAAGAGCCACCGCTGTACCCCCGCACAGTAA